The proteins below are encoded in one region of Salvelinus namaycush isolate Seneca chromosome 32, SaNama_1.0, whole genome shotgun sequence:
- the LOC120026796 gene encoding POU domain, class 2, transcription factor 2: MFVPLPVPFVFQRTASDFSAWRLKSPLALRSSSDIRMSKLAEDEKPGADFPEESTDSERNSPDANDQVQPMKTSPFSLSPSLSNTKSKSEAGPEMTSTHVPPPSQQQTPHPHTQLMLAGSQLAGDIQQLLQLQQLVLMPGHHLQSPQFLLPQAQGQQGQQGLLSTPNLISLPQHQQSQGSLLTTPPRLGLPAAPMTSVTSGPHGEEPSDLEELEQFARTFKQRRIKLGFTQGDVGMAMGKLYGNDFSQTTISRFEALNLSFKNMCKLKPLLEKWLNDAETMAIDNMLPSPSSLSSPMMGFEGMTGRRRKKRTSIETNVRVALERNFISNQKPNSEEILLMGKQLNMEKEVIRVWFCNRRQKEKRINPCSATPPLPSQSPLVTHKPPCYSPHMMSSQGLHQAATSLSTTVTSPSPSATCPLTPSGSATMSSATVTPPQHSTASNASAHSLNAGNTMMGVSTGMNQALVSSNPLATMQALAASGGQLPISSLEAGGQMILGGAGVRPSLFLNRHTLLPMASHQACVGLVGGPRGDSPPPRASGMDVDSCSASPCSSPASFCSFSEASPPPLGGAMAE; the protein is encoded by the exons ATATCAGGATGTCAAAACTAGCAGAGGATGAGAAGCCTGGGGCAGACTTTCCAGAGGAGAGCACAG ACTCCGAGAGGAACAGTCCCGATGCAAATGATCAG GTTCAGCCAATGAAAACGAGTCCCTTCAGTCTTTCTCCTTCCTTGAGCAACACCAAG AGTAAAAGTGAGGCTGGCCCTGAGATGACCTCCACCCATGTGCCGCCTCCTTCCCAGCAGCAGACACCTCACCCTCACACACAACTCATGTTGGCAGGGAGTCAGCTGGCAGGG GATATCCAGCAACTGTTGCAGCTGCAGCAGTTAGTCCTGATGCCCGGCCATCACCTGCAGTCTCCTCAGTTCCTCCTGCCTCAGGCCCAGGGACAACAGGGGCAGCAGG GTTTGCTCTCGACACCAAATTTAATTTCGCTACCTCAGCATCAGCAAAGCCAGGGGAGTCTTCTAACTACTCCACCCAGGCTGGGACTGC CGGCCGCCCCCATGACCTCGGTGACCTCTGGCCCGCACGGCGAGGAGCCAAGTGACCtggaggagctggagcagttcGCCCGCACCTTCAAACAGAGACGCATCAAACTGGGCTTCACacag GGTGACGTTGGCATGGCAATGGGGAAACTGTATGGGAACGACTTCAGCCAGACCACCATCTCTCGCTTCGAGGCCCTCAACCTGAGCTTCAAGAACATGTGCAAGCTCAAGCCTCTGCTTGAGAAGTGGCTAAACGACGCAGAGACCATGGCGATAGACAACATGCTTCCCAGCCccagctctctctcctcccccatgaTGGGGTTTGAGGGCATGACGGGGCGCCGCAGGAAGAAACGCACCAGCATTGAGACCAACGTCCGCGTGGCCTTAGAGCGCAACTTCATCtcg AACCAGAAGCCTAACTCAGAGGAGATCCTCCTGATGGGAAAGCAGCTcaacatggagaaggaggtgatCCGGGTCTGGTTCTGCAACCGGCGCCAGAAAGAGAAACGCATCAACCCCTGCAGTGCCACCCCTCCCCTGCCCAGCCAGTCCCCCCTTGTGACGCACAAACCCCCCTGCTACAGCCCACACATG atgtctAGTCAGGGGCTGCACCAGGCTGCCACCAGCCTCAGCACAACAG tgacCAGTCCATCGCCCTCGGCAACCTGCCCTCTGACCCCCAGTGGCTCTGCAACTATGAGCTCCGCAACTGTGACTCCGCCTCAACACAGCACAGCCAGCAACGCCAGTGCCCACAGCCTGAACGCTgg GAACACAATGATGGGAGTAAGCACAGGGATGAACCAGGCTCTCGTCAGCAGCAATCCCCTGGCCACAATGCAAG CTCTGGCTGCCAGTGGTGGGCAGCTGCCCATTTCCAGTCTTGAGGCCGGAGGTCAGATGATCCTGGGCGGGGCTGGGGTTCGCCCCTCCCTATTCCTCAACCGCCACACCCTCCTGCCTATGGCGTCCCACCAAGCCTGCGTGGGATTGGTCGGCGGTCCCAGGGGCGACTCTCCGCCCCCCCGCGCCAGCGGCATGGACGTCGACTCCTGCTCCGCCTCTCCCTGCTCCAGCCCTGCCTCCTTCTGCTCGTTCAGCGAAGCCTCACCGCCGCCGCTTGGCGGGGCCATGGCCGAGTGA